The Nitrospira defluvii DNA segment ATTACAAGAGCGCACAGACAGAAGGTGGAAACGCTCCCGCTCTTTCCAAAGCCACACAGCGCGAATACGACTGCCAAAACAAGAAAAGCCAGTCGCTCAAGTCGAGCTGGTTTTCCGGGCAAATGGGAGCCGGCACTATCGTGCGCTCCGGCGGCACCTCGAACCAGTGGTCTGCAGCCACACAGGGCACCGCCACCGGGGGGCTCTTGAAAGCCGCCTGCGGGAGTTCCTAGCCCGACTATCAGATTGGGCCGTCCAAGGCAATCTCCACCGGCGCCTCTGCCCAGATGGCCTTGGCACTCTCCGCCTGCTCCCTACTCCACGCACGACGCGTAGACCTTGGGACAGGTCGGATTGAGCCCACGGGCCTGGCCGTCCGCCGCAGACAGCCCACTCATAAATTCCAACACCTTGGGGTAGTAGTTCGGGGCGCGGGTCCAAAAAATGTAGTTCGCCCGTAACCGGTCTCGCGCAAACGCGAACAACTCGGCGATGGTCGGTACTCTCCCTCGTCCGTCGTGTTGCGTGTTCTCATAGTTGGACTGCATCACCGAGGGCGTCAACGGCACGACGCCGGACAACGGCGCATAAAAATGGTATGCCCCTTTAGGCTTATTCGGACGGTCGAAGTTCAAGCCGGGGTCGTCGATGAACACATCAGGCCCGCCCAACGCCGTCCCGATTGTGCGCATCTGGCCGACAAACGAGGGCAACATCTCGCGCGGATAGTTTACAAACTGATACGTCATCGTGTTCGGGAACGCCGCGCGCATCGCTTGCTGCACACTGAGCAGATTGTCGTACTGTCGCTCGACGTCACGCTTGGACACCGGGACGAGCGGTTGTCCCATCGCAGTTTCGGGAAGACCTATGCCCTCGAAATGCGCATGGCCGTTGAAGCGCTTCCCCAATTCACGAATGAGCGCAACGAGGCGATCACGAACCGCCGGGTTCCAGAGTTTCAGATTATTTCCGCGTGGCGCATCCGTACCGTAACTGCTGAACGGGAACGCCCCTCCCTCATATGTCTCGCTTGCCATGTAGAATGGCACGGGCAACACCTGAGGCTTGAAGGATTTCAGCTCCAACAGCACAATCAGCCGCTTGTTGTGCGGCGCCAGTTCGGCCAATACCCGCTCAATTGCCGTAAAGTCATACTGACCTTCCTCAGGTTCCAACTCCGGCCACTCAACACGCATCTGCAGCCCGCGCAACGCGGGGGTCGCCTGCAGCTCGCGATAGACTTGTGCCATGATCTTCGGGTTGGTCCGCATGAACGACATCGGCGCATAGTAGTGGCCGGGGTGCCATTTCACCGCACCGGGATCCGACACATCCGCAGCCGCGGTCTTTACCGGCCAGATTCCCGTACACGCCATGGCGCAGAGCACCACCAGCAAGATGCGCATGGCGGTGTGATGCCTTGGAATCGCCGCGATCACTCCTGGCCGGCCATTGCTCGCGTCCTGCCCATCATCGTACATCTTGCCTCCCTTCATCACTCCCTTGAGACCAGGGCGTCCTGACTGCAGCCACTTGAGCGGCGGTCGACGAGCGACTATTGTGGCAGTACGGAGGTGATGCCGCCATACCAAGCCGCACGGCTTCGGCGTCGTAGCAATGAGGACGCTCTGTAACCACCGGACAACCGGTCGAGACCAGCGGCGGATGATGAGTCCACTACCAGTCGCCGCATGATATGGTGGGGAAGAGGTGCGGCGCCGAGGAATACTCCAGAGCGCCGCCACGGCAAGACCGCAGTACACGGGAGGGCCGGTCGCAGATTGAGGTACGCCGGCGCCTTCCCGTGAACCGGATGAAGCTGATGAACCCGACCAATCTATTATTAGAGTTCGAGCATTTTCTGGTACGCGCGGAGGAGATCTCCCACGGATAACACCCCGATGATCGTGCCGTCTTCCGTCACCGGCAGGTGGCGAATGCCTTCTTTCTTCATCAGCCGGAGAGCCTCCTTGATGGGCTCGCTGTCTTCGATGGTGATCACCACCTTGCTCATACACGACATCACCGTCGTCGTGTTCGGATCCAACCCCTTGGCCACTGCTTTTCGGCTCAGATCCGTATCCGTAATGATGCCGAGATAACGGGAACCGTCGTCGACGAGCAACGATCCGATGCGCCACTTCTGCAGCAGGCGACCGGCCTCTTTAATGGACGCGCCTTTGTGGACGCTTCGGACCTCGGATGACATGAATTCCGCCACCGTACGGCCGTCGATCCGCTCTCCAAGCGTTCGCCGCCAATCACGGCCGATCCTGGTGCTGCGCTTCAGTTCAAGCTGCGCCAGGCAACTTTCCAGCACCTGCTTGCGTTGATGCAGGCTCTCACGATCGAGATTGTGCGTACCCGCCTCCTGCGCCTCCTCCGGAAGAATCGCCGCCTCGCCAAGCTTGGCGTACTGATACGCCTCCAGTTCCTCCGAGGCCCCACCAAACGCCTCGCTCAGCAGTTCCTCGGCCTGCTCGTCAAATGCCTCCAGCGACGCATTCCCCTTCCGCCGAGATAAGAACGTCTGAAAGGTCGCTAGTGTTCCACGGACATCTTCGATATGCCGGCTGAGCACATCAGCCGGTTCCTGGCTCGACTTGAGTTTCTTGGCCATACTGCCTCCTTGTTGAGCCCAGGAGAATAACTCAAGTCCGAAATCGGCTCAAGCCTTACGCCGAAAAGGGTTGCGGCGTGAGGCCGGGCAGGATGGCAGCCCTCTCATTGTCTGACGCCGGTTTCGCCGCGCTCCCGGCCTTGGGCACGACCTTTCCACGAACCCGATGCATTTTGTCCCGCGTATGATACGGCATCACATTTTCCAGTACCGCCGGAAGCTTGTCGCAGGGCACATCCTCCATGATCTTTATGGCCAACTTCGGATCCGGCCCCGAACGGCCACCGACAAAGATGTCGACAGCATCGACGACTTTGCCGTTCACTCGGGCCTTTTTGCCGAGCAATCCAACATCCGCCACGAGATGATTGCCGCAGCCGGCAGGACAGCCTGACCAATGGACGGTGATCGGCTTGAGGGTATCGCCCAACCTCCGCTCCAGCGTCCGCGCCGTTTCCACGGCCCGGCTTTTGGTTTCAATGACGGCCAGGTTGCAATAGTCGCTGCCGACGCAACTCACCAACCCCTTGTAGAGGGCCGATGGATTGTACGCGAATTGCTTCACCAGCGGCTCTTCCGCCAGTTCACCCACCAGCCGGTCGCTGATATGTGGGATGACGAACGCTTGCGCGGGTGAGAGTCGCACTTCACCTGTCCCATATCGATCCGCCAACCCGGCGATGCCGTGTAGCTCCGCGGCTTTGATCCGTCCCACCAGCACTTTGAGCCCGACATAGTTCATGCCACGTTGCTTTTGGCGGAAGATTCCGATGTGATCGCGCTCCGCCGCCGCTCGAGCATCGACGCCCGCAGCAGGCAGCGCTCGCCCCATCCGCACCTCCACCTCATGACGCAGCCGTGCCTCGCCCCAGGCTTCGACCAGAAATGCGAACCGCGCTTGCGTGCGATTCTCTCGTGGCCCGTGGTCCCGATAGATGTGCAGCAGCGTCCGGCACACGTCAAAGGCCTCCGCCGGATTGACGAACATATCCAACGAACTGGCGATGCGATAGCCGCCGGAGCCCAACTTCCCGCCTACCAGGACGTTGTAGCCGTAACACTTGTCGTGGCCCAAGTCGTGATAGGCCGGCACCAACGCGATGTCTTGCGTCTCCGTGTGGAGACAATTGTCCGCGCAGCCGGTCACCGCGATATTGCACTTGCGCGGCAAATTCGTATAGGCCGCATTTCCCAGCACTTCGTGATTGATCGCGCGCACGATGTCGGTTCCGTCGAGCAGTTCGTTGGGATTCAGACCGGCCACTGGGCACGTCATGATATTCCGCACGCTGTCCATGCCGGTTTGCATCGACGTGAGCCCCACCTCCGTCAGCTTGTCGAACACCGCAGGCACCGCTGCGATCGTGAGATGGCGCACTTGCACTTGTTGCCTGGTCGTCACATCGATCACGCCGTTGCCATGCGCCAGCGCGATGTCCGCCAGTACGTGGAGTTGAGCCGCCGTCGTGTGGCCGCCCGGCATGCGCACCCGCAGCATGAAGTACCCGGGCGTGGGATTCCGCAGGAACAGACCGTACCATTTCAACCGTTGAACATCGTCTTCCGGGATGGCCTCCCACCCAGCTTGCGCATAGTGTGCCAGCCTGTCACGAACCGATAATCCGTCTTGTTCCGACTTGATCGCTTCAATTTTGTTCATCACGCGCCCCCCAATGCGACGGAATAGTCCGGTCCGGATTTCCTCAACACCACCGCGCCCTCCCGACTCAACCGATCCACCACCAGCAAGATCTGTGATGCGCTGAGACCGGACAAGGCCACCAACTCTTCGAAGGACTGAGGCGCCTGTCGCTCGAGCAGCGTCAACACCGCCGTTTCTGCAGTCGTCTTCATGGTGTCCTCCCTTCTGTGGGTGCCGTCTCAGCGGCATCACCCGGTTCGTCAACTAGAACGTTTTGTATTCGAGCCACTTCCCATTGAGCGTGATCTTGCACCGGGCCTCGCCCTGGCTGCCGGTCACCTTTTCCATATCCAAGGTAAAATCAATAGCGCTCATGATCCCGTCACCGAACATTTCATTCGCCATCTCCCGCAGTGAGTCGCCGTAGACCCCGATGACTTCCAATAGGCGATACTTAAATGGATCCGTCGCATTCGGGAAATCGGCCCGGACGGGAAATGCGCTCAGCGAACTGATTTGTTCTTTATCCAAATCCAGCAGCTTCCCCACTTTGCCCGCTTCCTCCGGTGATAGGCGGTGGTTCCCGTTCAACGCCGCGGCGACGAACGTCGGATTCTTCCCGACCGTCTTCGCCACCTCTGCAATCGTGACCTTCTTGTTCAACCGCTGCGTCTTTATCGCCTTGCGTACTGCTGCTTTTTCCATTGTGATCTCCCTTTCGTGATTCGCCCGTGAATGCACGCCGCACCGCGCTTCATTACGATCCTGCCACCGCCGACGCCACCGGTTGAGCCACCGGGGCCGCCGTCGCTTCCGTCACGCGATAGGGGCTCACCATCCAATAGAGACCCCCGACAAACAATCCGCCGCCCACCAGGTTCCCCAGCACGACGAACAGCTGGTTGTACCAAAAAGCCCCCCAACTCACAGCGGCGTCATGCGGCAGAAACAACGCCATGCCCAACAACGATTGATTCGCGATGCTATGCTCGAACCCGGTGCCGATGAATGCGAACAGGCACCAGAAGATCAGGAGAATCTTCGCCGTATCGTTGTTCGTTCGACCCGTCATCCAGACTGCCAGACAGATCAGCCAATTGCAGAGAATGCCCCGCACGAACAGCTCCCAGGCAGGCAGCGACATTTTTACCGAAGCCACTTTCTCGATCAGTTCCGTCGTCGGCCCTTTGGCAAACACGCCCGATTGGACAATGAGCCAGGCCAACCCCAACGAACCTGCCAAATTGCCAATCCAGGACCAGGCATTGAGTTGAATGACTTGCGCCCAGCTGAGACTTCTTGTCAGACCACCGATCGTGCCGATGAGGTTGTTGCCGGTGAACAACTCAGACCCCGCGAAGATCACCAGCGTCAAGGCAATCCCGAACGACACCCCCATCACGAGTTTGACCACCGGAGACGCGACCGCCGCCAACGGTCCCCCCACACTGAAGATCAACGCAATTCCAAACCCGAGATAGATCCCGGCCAAAGCCGAAAGGATGAGATATCCGCCCGGTGACCGTTCGAAAAACGACCACTTCCTTGCTGCCACCCCTGCGATCCGCTCGTGATCCGCTGTATGCATGAGGCTCTCCTTTCGGTGGTCATTGCGCCCGAACAATTTAAAAAAAAAGACGTCCCTATCCCCGCAAGTGGGGGAAAGGACGTCTTTGTCCTGCTTGGCGAGGTTGCTGCAACCTCGCCCGGTGCTGTCAGCCGACTTCAACGTCGGCAAAAACGAAAACGGCGTCCGCCACTCTTGGAAGAATGACGGACGCCATTGTCCGTGTACCGTATATGGAGCAGGTTTACAACCAGGCGCCGTTGCCTGTGCTCACCCGCATTCGGCATGTATACCACCGCCTCAAAGATTCGTCAAGCGCCCTCGACGAAGAGGCGATAGATCTACACGTCGTAGTACAGGAAGAATTCGTACGGGTGCGGCCGCAACCGCATCGTATCGACTTCCTTGGTGCGCTTGTAGCCGATCCAGGCCTCAATGAGGTCCTCGCTGAACACCCCGCCCTTGAGGAGGAACTGATGATCCTTCTCCAAGTGGTTGAGCGCCTCGTCGAGGCTGCCCGGCATCGTGCGGATCTTCGCGGCTTCCTTCGCCTCGAGATCGTACAGGTCCTTCTCCGCTGGCTCTCCGGGATTGATCTTGTTCTCGATCCCGTCCAGGCCGGCCATCAACATCGCAGCAAAAGCCAAATAGGGATTGGCAGCCGGATCTGGGAAGCGCACTTCAATCCGCTTGGCCTTCGGGCTGGGGGAATACATCGGAATCCGAATACCAGCCGACCGGTTGCGGCTCGAATAGGCCAACAACACCGGCGCCTCGAAGCCAGGAGTGAGGCGCTTGTATGAGTTGGTCGATGGGTTGGTGAAGGCG contains these protein-coding regions:
- a CDS encoding formate/nitrite transporter family protein yields the protein MHTADHERIAGVAARKWSFFERSPGGYLILSALAGIYLGFGIALIFSVGGPLAAVASPVVKLVMGVSFGIALTLVIFAGSELFTGNNLIGTIGGLTRSLSWAQVIQLNAWSWIGNLAGSLGLAWLIVQSGVFAKGPTTELIEKVASVKMSLPAWELFVRGILCNWLICLAVWMTGRTNNDTAKILLIFWCLFAFIGTGFEHSIANQSLLGMALFLPHDAAVSWGAFWYNQLFVVLGNLVGGGLFVGGLYWMVSPYRVTEATAAPVAQPVASAVAGS
- the cynS gene encoding cyanase, with product MEKAAVRKAIKTQRLNKKVTIAEVAKTVGKNPTFVAAALNGNHRLSPEEAGKVGKLLDLDKEQISSLSAFPVRADFPNATDPFKYRLLEVIGVYGDSLREMANEMFGDGIMSAIDFTLDMEKVTGSQGEARCKITLNGKWLEYKTF
- a CDS encoding ferredoxin--nitrite reductase encodes the protein MNKIEAIKSEQDGLSVRDRLAHYAQAGWEAIPEDDVQRLKWYGLFLRNPTPGYFMLRVRMPGGHTTAAQLHVLADIALAHGNGVIDVTTRQQVQVRHLTIAAVPAVFDKLTEVGLTSMQTGMDSVRNIMTCPVAGLNPNELLDGTDIVRAINHEVLGNAAYTNLPRKCNIAVTGCADNCLHTETQDIALVPAYHDLGHDKCYGYNVLVGGKLGSGGYRIASSLDMFVNPAEAFDVCRTLLHIYRDHGPRENRTQARFAFLVEAWGEARLRHEVEVRMGRALPAAGVDARAAAERDHIGIFRQKQRGMNYVGLKVLVGRIKAAELHGIAGLADRYGTGEVRLSPAQAFVIPHISDRLVGELAEEPLVKQFAYNPSALYKGLVSCVGSDYCNLAVIETKSRAVETARTLERRLGDTLKPITVHWSGCPAGCGNHLVADVGLLGKKARVNGKVVDAVDIFVGGRSGPDPKLAIKIMEDVPCDKLPAVLENVMPYHTRDKMHRVRGKVVPKAGSAAKPASDNERAAILPGLTPQPFSA
- a CDS encoding glycoside hydrolase, with translation MKGGKMYDDGQDASNGRPGVIAAIPRHHTAMRILLVVLCAMACTGIWPVKTAAADVSDPGAVKWHPGHYYAPMSFMRTNPKIMAQVYRELQATPALRGLQMRVEWPELEPEEGQYDFTAIERVLAELAPHNKRLIVLLELKSFKPQVLPVPFYMASETYEGGAFPFSSYGTDAPRGNNLKLWNPAVRDRLVALIRELGKRFNGHAHFEGIGLPETAMGQPLVPVSKRDVERQYDNLLSVQQAMRAAFPNTMTYQFVNYPREMLPSFVGQMRTIGTALGGPDVFIDDPGLNFDRPNKPKGAYHFYAPLSGVVPLTPSVMQSNYENTQHDGRGRVPTIAELFAFARDRLRANYIFWTRAPNYYPKVLEFMSGLSAADGQARGLNPTCPKVYASCVE
- a CDS encoding CBS domain-containing protein, with translation MAKKLKSSQEPADVLSRHIEDVRGTLATFQTFLSRRKGNASLEAFDEQAEELLSEAFGGASEELEAYQYAKLGEAAILPEEAQEAGTHNLDRESLHQRKQVLESCLAQLELKRSTRIGRDWRRTLGERIDGRTVAEFMSSEVRSVHKGASIKEAGRLLQKWRIGSLLVDDGSRYLGIITDTDLSRKAVAKGLDPNTTTVMSCMSKVVITIEDSEPIKEALRLMKKEGIRHLPVTEDGTIIGVLSVGDLLRAYQKMLEL
- a CDS encoding surface-adhesin E family protein; protein product: MLRRLSVVLLCCAGLTACGESGDSAGSGLKPVGEWAKIGETDSYVYYADYASIKKADETVVMLDLFDYKSAQTEGGNAPALSKATQREYDCQNKKSQSLKSSWFSGQMGAGTIVRSGGTSNQWSAATQGTATGGLLKAACGSS